One segment of Sulfobacillus thermosulfidooxidans DSM 9293 DNA contains the following:
- a CDS encoding MFS transporter, whose product MMRYLRIFQIPAFARYFFGDTIVRLVEQCVQVALLWFLATRGHSPANLGWYVFWNTAPVIIGGPLTVKLFRYWSIRRSMVVDLVSRGLGYGMLTVVIY is encoded by the coding sequence ATGATGCGTTATCTGCGCATTTTCCAGATCCCAGCATTTGCTCGCTATTTTTTTGGTGACACCATTGTTCGCCTAGTGGAGCAGTGTGTGCAGGTTGCTCTGCTCTGGTTCTTGGCAACGCGCGGTCATTCTCCGGCAAATCTGGGATGGTATGTGTTTTGGAATACAGCGCCCGTCATCATTGGCGGACCGCTAACCGTGAAACTCTTCCGTTATTGGTCCATTAGGCGCAGTATGGTCGTCGACCTTGTTAGCCGAGGGCTAGGCTATGGGATGTTAACGGTGGTTATCTATTAA
- a CDS encoding LysR family transcriptional regulator, with protein MSEETHYGTLNLHHLKVFQTVVRHLSFSRAAEELLISQSAVSMHVKSLERAVGLPLFEKVGHHIRLTAAGESLWSYSQKIFALMEETQQVMSALKGGNIGQLRVAADTTVGVYVVPEYLGQFRRMFPQVAIMLDVANRATVMERIAAREADLAVMGQVPEDVAEWDATPFMENDLVVIASPEHPLAQKRFIATEELAHEGFLVREVGSGTRATMERYFNQAGITFRVNMELGNNSTIKQGVAHGLGIAVISRRVIQLELESKRLVILPVEGFPLKRYWYVVHLRGHYLPPPAKALKDLLLQQARV; from the coding sequence GTGAGTGAGGAGACTCATTACGGCACATTGAACCTCCACCATCTTAAAGTGTTTCAGACGGTGGTGCGGCACTTAAGCTTTTCGCGGGCGGCTGAAGAATTGCTTATTAGTCAATCGGCTGTGTCCATGCACGTGAAAAGCCTAGAGCGCGCTGTCGGGCTGCCCTTATTTGAAAAAGTGGGACATCATATTCGTCTGACGGCAGCGGGAGAATCATTATGGTCTTATAGTCAAAAGATTTTTGCGCTCATGGAGGAAACACAACAAGTGATGAGCGCCTTAAAGGGTGGCAATATCGGCCAGTTGCGGGTGGCTGCCGACACGACGGTGGGAGTTTATGTGGTACCTGAGTATTTGGGGCAATTCCGACGGATGTTTCCCCAAGTCGCCATTATGCTCGATGTCGCTAACAGGGCCACGGTCATGGAACGGATTGCGGCTCGCGAAGCCGATTTGGCCGTAATGGGACAAGTGCCCGAGGATGTGGCCGAATGGGACGCGACTCCCTTTATGGAAAATGATTTGGTCGTCATCGCAAGCCCTGAGCATCCATTGGCACAAAAACGATTCATTGCCACCGAAGAATTGGCGCATGAAGGATTTCTGGTTCGAGAGGTGGGATCGGGCACGCGAGCCACCATGGAACGGTATTTCAATCAAGCTGGCATAACATTTCGTGTTAACATGGAACTGGGAAATAATAGCACGATTAAGCAAGGTGTGGCTCATGGGTTAGGAATTGCGGTAATCTCCCGCCGTGTGATTCAATTGGAATTAGAGTCAAAGCGTCTTGTCATTTTACCAGTGGAAGGCTTCCCGCTCAAACGTTACTGGTATGTCGTGCACTTACGGGGACATTATTTGCCACCGCCGGCCAAAGCGTTAAAGGATCTGCTACTGCAGCAGGCGCGGGTATAA
- the meaB gene encoding methylmalonyl Co-A mutase-associated GTPase MeaB: MDLNSLYEGIIAGNRRALARGLSWIDEGSVRGKELAHRLFAHTGHARIIGITGAPGVGKSTLVNALALELRKRQNTVGILAVDPSSPYSGGAILGDRIRMQESVDDKGVYMRSLASRGHVGGLSRAAFGAINLLDAAGFDTILVETVGAGQAEVDIMRYAQTVLVVLAPGLGDDIQAIKAGILEIGNVFVVNKSDRDGAELTVRSLKGLLSLSGEASPWTVPIIKTQADRFVGIKELIEAIDQHQVYLREHNLLDNLRYQQAEHILKQSLEDIMVAVQSEMEHQGIWRQSVLDILSGEDSTRKAKTLLTQWLKTSAQGE, encoded by the coding sequence ATGGACCTAAATAGTTTATATGAAGGCATTATCGCGGGGAACCGGCGTGCTCTGGCTCGCGGCTTGTCGTGGATTGATGAGGGGAGTGTGCGTGGTAAGGAGTTAGCTCACCGGTTGTTCGCGCATACGGGTCATGCCCGCATTATTGGGATCACGGGAGCTCCTGGAGTCGGCAAGTCAACATTAGTCAATGCGCTCGCCCTAGAACTCAGAAAACGTCAAAATACTGTGGGCATTCTCGCGGTTGATCCTTCGAGCCCCTATAGTGGTGGGGCCATCTTGGGAGACCGCATTCGCATGCAGGAATCGGTAGACGATAAGGGTGTATACATGCGGTCTTTGGCAAGCCGGGGACATGTTGGCGGATTGTCACGAGCGGCATTTGGAGCGATCAATCTCTTAGATGCTGCCGGATTTGATACCATTTTGGTGGAGACGGTGGGAGCCGGGCAAGCTGAGGTGGACATCATGCGTTATGCCCAAACTGTCTTGGTGGTCTTGGCTCCTGGACTTGGTGATGATATCCAAGCCATTAAAGCGGGAATTTTAGAAATTGGCAATGTGTTTGTTGTCAACAAATCTGATCGTGATGGGGCGGAACTCACCGTGCGGTCGCTCAAAGGATTACTGAGCTTAAGTGGGGAAGCTTCCCCATGGACCGTGCCGATCATCAAAACCCAAGCAGATCGTTTTGTTGGGATCAAGGAATTGATTGAGGCCATTGATCAACACCAAGTCTACCTGCGTGAACATAATCTATTAGATAACCTCCGTTACCAACAAGCGGAACACATACTCAAGCAATCTCTCGAAGACATTATGGTGGCGGTCCAGTCTGAGATGGAGCATCAGGGCATATGGCGCCAATCCGTGCTGGACATCTTGTCAGGAGAAGATTCTACGAGGAAAGCCAAAACATTGTTGACCCAGTGGCTAAAGACCAGCGCACAAGGAGAGTAA
- a CDS encoding acyl-CoA dehydrogenase family protein, translated as MALSILNEEENAIRDAIFELVQGTIAKRSQEFDQKAIFPRENMELLGRQGYLGMIVDPKWGGAGASYLAQTLVVEAIAAADPATAVIYEVHNSLHIEGIWRFGTEEQKSRYLPGLCQGESIGAFAITEAESGSNAASMQTRAVRLADGYHLTGRKMFITSGGEADRYIVFATLDPALKEKGITAFIVPKTAKGLRFGPPEDKLGIRASRTSEMILDDVVVPVEDRLGEEGQGYYIALYLLDGGRIGIAAQSVGIMTTALERSLAYARQRKQFGQAIGQFEGIQWRLADMATDLHAARLMTYEAARRREEGPAQRPLFAMAKLFASEKAVQHAADAIQIFGGYGYMREYGVERLLRDAKVTEIYEGTSEIMRLVIASRLLKEYDLGNI; from the coding sequence ATGGCTTTGAGTATCTTAAATGAAGAAGAGAACGCCATACGCGATGCCATCTTCGAGCTTGTGCAAGGAACCATTGCCAAACGCTCGCAAGAATTTGATCAAAAGGCCATTTTTCCCCGTGAAAACATGGAACTACTTGGCCGACAAGGCTATTTGGGGATGATTGTGGATCCGAAATGGGGAGGAGCAGGTGCCAGCTACCTCGCACAAACACTGGTGGTCGAAGCGATCGCCGCAGCTGATCCTGCTACCGCTGTTATTTATGAAGTACATAATTCTTTGCATATCGAAGGAATCTGGCGTTTTGGGACGGAGGAACAAAAATCACGCTATCTCCCCGGCTTATGTCAAGGGGAAAGTATTGGGGCTTTTGCTATTACCGAAGCCGAGTCGGGATCTAATGCAGCAAGTATGCAAACGCGGGCCGTGCGCTTGGCGGATGGCTATCACTTAACGGGCCGGAAGATGTTCATCACTAGTGGAGGAGAAGCGGATCGTTATATTGTTTTCGCGACGCTCGATCCGGCGCTGAAAGAAAAGGGCATCACAGCATTTATTGTGCCGAAAACGGCCAAAGGACTACGTTTTGGACCTCCCGAAGATAAATTGGGAATCCGGGCGTCGAGAACCTCAGAAATGATCTTGGATGATGTTGTCGTTCCAGTGGAGGATCGTCTCGGCGAAGAAGGGCAAGGCTATTATATCGCGTTGTACCTTTTAGACGGGGGGCGAATTGGAATCGCGGCGCAAAGCGTGGGGATTATGACCACGGCTTTAGAGCGTTCCTTAGCGTATGCACGCCAGCGCAAACAATTTGGTCAGGCGATTGGCCAATTTGAAGGAATTCAATGGCGGCTAGCCGATATGGCGACGGATTTGCATGCGGCCCGCTTGATGACCTATGAGGCTGCCAGACGCCGCGAAGAGGGCCCAGCGCAGCGTCCGTTGTTCGCGATGGCAAAATTGTTTGCTTCAGAAAAAGCGGTGCAGCATGCCGCCGACGCCATTCAAATTTTTGGTGGATATGGTTATATGCGAGAATACGGGGTAGAACGTCTCTTGCGTGATGCGAAAGTGACAGAAATTTATGAGGGCACTTCAGAAATCATGCGATTAGTCATTGCGAGCCGACTCTTAAAAGAATATGACTTAGGCAACATTTAG
- a CDS encoding heme exporter protein CcmB, protein MQSGSQTRCIDIRKFFAIVHKDLLFEWRTKDWWLGMVTFVLMVLLVFAFALDSLNQVFRQIFPGMLWITFLFAGILGINKAFQREEAEDTLTGLFLAPGDRLAVYAAKMTVAFLFMLVTELVSVPAFFILFNFNFNAGFAVHVGGFLVTLVLGALGLVEISTLLAAISIHVKNGDILLSLFVIPLEIPVLIMAVQATAGVLMPSPPHVSLWIHGLIAYDLIFLAVGLMLSDYLWEV, encoded by the coding sequence ATGCAAAGTGGGTCTCAGACGAGGTGCATCGATATCCGTAAATTTTTTGCTATTGTGCACAAAGATTTGTTATTCGAGTGGCGCACAAAGGATTGGTGGCTGGGGATGGTCACCTTTGTCCTGATGGTGCTTTTGGTGTTTGCGTTTGCGTTGGATTCCTTGAACCAGGTATTTCGGCAGATATTTCCGGGTATGTTATGGATAACATTCCTGTTTGCGGGAATATTAGGGATCAACAAGGCCTTTCAGCGGGAAGAAGCGGAAGACACCTTAACGGGTTTGTTTTTAGCGCCAGGAGATCGATTGGCTGTGTATGCAGCTAAAATGACGGTGGCATTCCTCTTCATGTTGGTTACTGAGCTCGTCAGTGTTCCGGCCTTTTTTATCCTATTTAATTTTAATTTTAATGCAGGTTTCGCGGTGCATGTGGGAGGCTTTCTCGTCACATTGGTACTCGGAGCGTTAGGTTTGGTGGAGATTTCCACATTATTGGCGGCGATCAGTATTCACGTGAAAAATGGTGACATACTGTTAAGCTTGTTCGTCATACCCTTGGAAATTCCTGTCTTAATAATGGCGGTTCAAGCCACCGCCGGGGTGCTGATGCCAAGCCCACCTCACGTGAGTTTGTGGATTCACGGACTCATAGCCTATGATCTCATTTTTCTGGCCGTAGGACTTATGCTCTCGGATTACCTGTGGGAGGTGTGA
- a CDS encoding cobalamin B12-binding domain-containing protein, with protein MIRVLVAKPGLDGHDRGAKVIARALRDAGMEVIYTGLHQTPDQIVDAAISEDVDVLAISILSGAHPTLVPRITSLLRENGVDDMLVLLGGIIPDDDIPLMLEAGVHQVFGPGTDTGDIVEYIRQYVGERSNGPK; from the coding sequence ATGATTCGCGTTTTAGTGGCCAAGCCCGGACTGGATGGTCATGACCGAGGTGCCAAAGTGATAGCACGCGCCTTGCGGGATGCCGGGATGGAAGTCATTTACACCGGCCTTCATCAAACGCCCGATCAAATTGTGGATGCCGCGATCTCCGAAGATGTAGATGTCTTGGCCATTTCCATTTTATCTGGGGCCCATCCTACACTGGTACCTCGAATCACGAGTTTATTGCGCGAAAATGGCGTGGACGATATGCTTGTGCTTCTTGGGGGCATTATTCCCGATGATGATATTCCTTTGATGTTGGAGGCCGGAGTACACCAAGTGTTTGGGCCCGGAACGGACACAGGGGATATTGTGGAATATATCAGGCAATATGTAGGAGAACGCTCTAATGGACCTAAATAG
- a CDS encoding ribulose bisphosphate carboxylase small subunit codes for MAFHLTQGTFSYLPPLTDDEIKLQIEYSLDHNWPMSVEFTDDPHPRNTYWEMWGMPMFDQKDAAAILYEVNECRKAYPNHYIRLNAYDPSRGRQSLRMSFIVNRPPNDPGFGLIRQEGSDRQLRYTLHSYATDKPKGERFTD; via the coding sequence ATGGCTTTTCACCTGACCCAGGGAACCTTTTCCTATCTTCCCCCGTTAACAGATGACGAAATCAAGTTGCAAATCGAGTATTCCCTTGATCACAATTGGCCAATGAGTGTGGAATTTACCGACGATCCTCATCCCCGCAACACGTATTGGGAAATGTGGGGCATGCCGATGTTCGACCAGAAGGATGCGGCGGCAATCCTCTACGAAGTCAATGAATGCCGCAAAGCGTATCCCAATCACTACATTCGGCTAAATGCCTATGATCCCTCTCGGGGTCGGCAGTCTTTACGGATGTCCTTCATTGTGAATCGTCCACCGAACGATCCCGGTTTCGGCTTGATTCGCCAAGAAGGTTCCGATCGGCAACTGCGTTACACCTTGCACAGTTACGCCACGGATAAGCCGAAGGGCGAACGCTTCACCGATTAA
- the dapB gene encoding 4-hydroxy-tetrahydrodipicolinate reductase, giving the protein MTTSIPVVLAGASGKTGREVGKAIYHADDMNLIGAIAQRHAGSMLTDLWAEPVPIVVKESLAQIQDPYAVLVDFTEHQSSYQRICEAVSRGWDIVVGTTGFTSEERESITQLVARYQVGAVLIANFSLGAWVMEQLAKQASQYFKKAEVLEAHADTKKDKPSGTAKRMAQLLADSWDTPVDAIPVHALRLPGMVAHQAVVFGASGQILTLRHDVHDRSAYAAGVLAAIRKVRSFSGHVVQDFGRIMDPD; this is encoded by the coding sequence ATGACGACATCAATTCCAGTAGTATTAGCCGGAGCAAGCGGGAAAACTGGCCGCGAAGTCGGAAAAGCCATTTATCATGCGGATGATATGAACCTTATTGGAGCAATTGCTCAACGTCATGCGGGAAGCATGCTTACGGATCTGTGGGCAGAACCTGTACCGATAGTGGTCAAGGAATCCCTGGCCCAGATTCAGGATCCCTATGCTGTATTAGTGGATTTTACGGAACATCAATCGTCCTATCAGCGGATCTGTGAAGCCGTATCTCGAGGGTGGGACATTGTGGTGGGAACGACCGGGTTTACCTCCGAAGAACGGGAATCGATTACTCAGCTGGTGGCCCGTTATCAGGTTGGAGCGGTCTTGATTGCCAATTTTTCCTTGGGCGCATGGGTGATGGAGCAGTTGGCTAAACAAGCTAGCCAGTACTTTAAAAAGGCCGAGGTTTTGGAAGCGCATGCCGACACCAAAAAAGATAAGCCGTCAGGGACCGCAAAACGAATGGCCCAGTTATTAGCAGATTCCTGGGACACTCCGGTCGATGCCATCCCTGTGCATGCCTTGCGCCTGCCAGGAATGGTCGCCCATCAAGCGGTGGTGTTTGGAGCTAGCGGTCAAATATTGACGTTACGACATGATGTCCATGACCGCAGTGCTTATGCCGCCGGCGTCTTAGCCGCTATTCGCAAAGTGCGAAGTTTTTCCGGGCACGTTGTACAGGACTTTGGGAGGATTATGGATCCCGATTAG
- a CDS encoding small, acid-soluble spore protein, alpha/beta type: MSPRKKLLVPEASQALDKLREEILKELRINRQPMREQFRDTARRIAEQADKTNRDP; this comes from the coding sequence ATGTCCCCACGAAAAAAATTACTCGTCCCGGAAGCGTCGCAAGCATTAGACAAGTTGCGCGAGGAAATCCTTAAAGAACTGCGCATTAATCGCCAACCCATGCGCGAGCAATTTCGTGATACCGCACGCCGCATTGCCGAACAAGCCGACAAAACTAATCGGGATCCATAA
- the ccmA gene encoding heme ABC exporter ATP-binding protein CcmA produces the protein MTQAPGWVIQAEHVGRMMAGKAVLQDVSFSLARGKCLGIMGPNGAGKTTLLNVLSGLWPLSWGTLRRFGSDVGKSYQSDPRIGYLGHHSMLYPDLTARENLLFQARLWGLSHPTKQVDDVLEQVRLSWFAHEMVRTYSRGMKQRLQMARLLLIQPELLLLDEPYTGLDLAGRTLFERILTQRKRDGAAIILISHQMDDVLPLADAIVILARGQFVWWSSVHSQSQNDPHFFNTYAKWVSDEVHRYP, from the coding sequence ATGACACAAGCGCCAGGATGGGTTATACAAGCCGAGCATGTAGGAAGAATGATGGCTGGTAAAGCCGTTCTTCAAGATGTCTCTTTTAGTTTGGCAAGAGGCAAATGTTTGGGGATCATGGGACCTAATGGGGCAGGGAAAACGACGTTGTTAAATGTTTTAAGTGGACTATGGCCTCTGTCGTGGGGAACTTTGAGGCGTTTTGGTTCAGACGTTGGGAAATCATATCAGAGTGATCCGCGAATTGGATATTTAGGACATCACTCAATGCTTTATCCTGATCTAACCGCCCGCGAAAATTTGCTGTTCCAAGCACGGTTGTGGGGATTATCTCATCCCACAAAGCAGGTGGATGACGTGTTGGAACAGGTGAGGTTATCGTGGTTTGCCCATGAAATGGTGCGGACCTATTCCCGCGGAATGAAACAGCGTCTTCAGATGGCGCGCCTGTTGTTAATTCAACCGGAGCTACTGTTATTGGATGAACCGTATACGGGACTCGACTTGGCTGGTCGGACTCTGTTTGAAAGAATTCTTACCCAGCGCAAAAGAGACGGTGCGGCCATCATCTTGATTTCGCATCAAATGGATGATGTCCTCCCATTGGCAGACGCCATAGTCATTTTAGCGCGTGGTCAATTTGTGTGGTGGTCTTCTGTCCATTCTCAGTCACAAAACGATCCCCATTTCTTCAACACCTATGCAAAGTGGGTCTCAGACGAGGTGCATCGATATCCGTAA
- the cysK gene encoding cysteine synthase A: MRTFESVCDLIGRTPLVKLQKISELRKCLIYGKLESYNPGGSVKDRIALNMVAHAEKEGILRPGGVIIEPTSGNTGVGLAMVAAKRGYRCILTMPDTASIERRLLFQAFGAEVELTPGKFGMVGAISRAAELEKEIPGAMSLHQFENPANPEIHRLTTGPEIWEDTEGMVTAVVAGIGTGGTITGIAQYLKERNPAIDIIGVEPAESPVISGGNPGPHKIQGIGAGFVPKTLDVSLLDYVIPISSEEAFHTARDLARSEGLLVGISSGAAIAAANQWLMQEHREHATIVVILPDSGERYLSTALYQEEG; encoded by the coding sequence ATGCGAACCTTTGAGTCGGTTTGCGATTTGATTGGAAGAACTCCACTGGTTAAGCTTCAAAAAATATCTGAATTACGAAAATGTTTGATTTATGGCAAACTGGAATCGTATAATCCGGGGGGCAGTGTGAAAGACCGTATTGCCTTAAATATGGTGGCTCACGCGGAAAAAGAGGGGATCTTGCGACCTGGCGGCGTGATTATTGAACCCACCTCAGGAAATACCGGGGTGGGATTAGCTATGGTAGCCGCCAAACGGGGTTACCGGTGTATTCTGACAATGCCGGACACCGCATCCATTGAACGCCGCTTATTGTTTCAAGCATTTGGCGCGGAAGTGGAATTGACGCCAGGGAAATTTGGGATGGTCGGAGCGATTTCCCGTGCGGCCGAATTAGAAAAAGAAATTCCCGGGGCGATGAGTTTGCATCAATTTGAAAATCCGGCCAATCCCGAAATTCATCGGTTGACGACGGGGCCGGAAATTTGGGAAGACACAGAGGGCATGGTTACGGCTGTTGTAGCTGGCATCGGGACTGGAGGGACAATAACGGGCATTGCGCAATATTTAAAGGAGCGCAATCCAGCCATTGATATTATTGGCGTCGAGCCCGCTGAGTCGCCAGTCATCTCAGGTGGCAATCCCGGGCCACACAAAATCCAGGGCATCGGGGCCGGATTTGTGCCCAAAACCTTAGATGTCTCCTTGCTCGATTATGTCATCCCGATTAGCAGCGAGGAGGCATTTCATACGGCTCGCGATCTCGCCCGGTCTGAGGGATTACTCGTAGGGATTTCGAGTGGCGCGGCGATTGCGGCAGCTAACCAGTGGCTTATGCAGGAACATCGTGAACATGCTACGATTGTAGTGATTTTACCGGATTCGGGAGAACGGTATTTGAGTACGGCGCTATACCAAGAGGAGGGCTAA
- a CDS encoding cytochrome c biogenesis protein, whose product MVPLRKQLVTKYAVILVLPLFVAALYADLIWSPDDRVLGASQRIFYFHMGAAVVAALAFTLTFGASLGYLLIKDLRWDHMAAASAEIGTVFTAMVLFSGILWGKAAWGVWWTWDPRLTSTLILWVLFAGYLLLREWSEDLGKRATYSAVLAIVAYIDVPIDYMAVRWWRSVHPVVITTQGIHMAPKMVDAMLLSMVAMMAIFVIWMVIRMRLLDAEWRLRQIYQRRHQVLEDPPSS is encoded by the coding sequence ATGGTGCCATTACGAAAACAGCTGGTGACAAAGTACGCCGTTATCCTGGTCCTGCCTCTGTTTGTCGCAGCGCTCTATGCCGATTTGATTTGGAGCCCAGATGACCGAGTGCTTGGAGCGAGCCAGCGAATTTTCTATTTCCATATGGGTGCGGCGGTGGTAGCGGCGCTAGCTTTTACCCTCACCTTTGGCGCCAGTCTCGGATATCTCTTGATTAAAGATCTTCGTTGGGATCATATGGCGGCGGCTTCCGCCGAAATCGGAACCGTTTTCACGGCCATGGTTTTGTTCAGCGGTATTTTGTGGGGAAAAGCGGCCTGGGGCGTATGGTGGACATGGGATCCTAGACTCACTTCGACCCTTATCCTCTGGGTGCTGTTTGCGGGCTATTTATTGTTGCGGGAATGGTCAGAGGATCTGGGTAAGCGGGCTACTTATTCGGCAGTGTTAGCCATTGTCGCTTATATCGATGTTCCTATTGACTATATGGCCGTGCGCTGGTGGCGTTCGGTACATCCTGTTGTCATTACGACCCAAGGGATCCATATGGCCCCTAAGATGGTCGACGCGATGCTATTGTCTATGGTCGCCATGATGGCGATTTTTGTGATTTGGATGGTTATTCGTATGCGTTTATTAGATGCCGAATGGCGCTTACGGCAAATTTATCAGAGAAGACATCAGGTGTTGGAAGATCCCCCTTCATCATGA
- a CDS encoding RrF2 family transcriptional regulator — translation MFKLSSGFKSGLRILALLGESPLGTPVSISVMTPRLGLSDKYLEQLLMILKRAGLVRSTRGANGGFTLARPAEDISLLDIMKALQGPIEFCDCGHQECQDCVRPEIWKALELCVGNTLASISLAHLISQESFHVMAHSVVLPDAPVWRDGAGI, via the coding sequence GTGTTTAAACTATCGTCCGGATTCAAGTCAGGTCTCCGTATTCTGGCTTTACTCGGCGAGAGTCCTTTAGGGACGCCAGTATCTATCAGTGTGATGACACCTCGGCTCGGATTATCCGATAAGTATTTAGAGCAATTATTAATGATTTTAAAACGGGCCGGGTTGGTCCGCTCGACGCGGGGAGCGAATGGAGGTTTTACCTTAGCGAGACCGGCCGAAGACATTTCGTTGCTCGACATTATGAAAGCCCTGCAAGGTCCCATTGAGTTTTGTGACTGCGGGCATCAGGAATGCCAGGATTGTGTACGCCCAGAAATTTGGAAGGCTTTAGAGTTATGTGTGGGAAACACTTTGGCCAGCATCTCTTTGGCGCATTTGATTTCTCAAGAAAGCTTTCACGTCATGGCGCACTCGGTGGTGTTGCCTGACGCGCCCGTGTGGCGAGATGGGGCGGGGATTTAA
- a CDS encoding form I ribulose bisphosphate carboxylase large subunit, translating to MSSTENKKKSRWASGVTPYSEMGYWRPDYEPSETDVICVFRVTPQEGVSPEEAAAAVAGESSTATWTVVWTDRLTAYDNYQAKAYRVDQIPGTDQYFAYIAYSIDLFEEGSIANLASSIIGNVFGFKPLKALRLEDMRIPLHYIKTFQGPAHGIVVEREYLDKYGRPLLGATIKPKLGLSARNYGRVAYEALRGGLDFTKDDENIGSQPFMRWRDRFLYVMEGVNRAAAETGEVKGHYMNVTAATMEDMYERAEFARDLGSVIIMIDLTVGYTAIQSMANWARKNGMLLHLHRAGHATFTRQKTHGVSFRVISKWMRLAGVDHIHAGTIVGKLEGDPNMIHGYYKTLRDSKVEMNLQEGLFFDQDWGSMPGVMPVASGGIHAGQMHLLLHHLGEDVILQFGGGTIGHPMGISAGATANRVALEAMIKARNEGKDILNEGPEILQKAARLSPSLQAALDVWKDVTFNYESTDTPDVLPTPSV from the coding sequence ATGAGTTCAACTGAGAACAAAAAGAAAAGCCGCTGGGCCTCTGGGGTAACCCCATATAGTGAAATGGGATATTGGCGCCCAGATTATGAACCTTCAGAAACCGATGTCATTTGCGTATTTCGTGTCACCCCACAAGAAGGCGTATCACCTGAAGAAGCCGCTGCCGCCGTTGCAGGGGAATCCTCCACAGCAACATGGACCGTTGTATGGACTGACCGCCTTACCGCGTATGACAATTACCAAGCCAAAGCATACCGGGTTGATCAGATTCCTGGAACCGACCAATATTTTGCCTATATTGCATATTCTATTGATCTCTTTGAGGAAGGCTCTATCGCCAACCTGGCATCATCCATTATCGGTAATGTTTTCGGTTTCAAACCCTTAAAGGCCCTGCGTCTCGAAGACATGCGCATACCGCTTCATTATATCAAGACCTTTCAAGGCCCAGCCCACGGGATTGTTGTCGAACGGGAATATCTCGACAAATATGGACGTCCCCTACTTGGTGCCACCATTAAACCTAAATTAGGGTTGTCTGCACGTAACTATGGTCGTGTGGCCTATGAAGCTCTACGGGGCGGCCTCGACTTTACTAAAGATGACGAGAACATTGGATCTCAACCCTTCATGCGGTGGCGTGACCGTTTCCTCTACGTCATGGAAGGTGTTAACCGCGCTGCAGCTGAAACAGGTGAAGTCAAAGGTCATTACATGAACGTTACTGCTGCCACAATGGAAGACATGTATGAAAGGGCAGAATTCGCTCGGGACTTAGGCAGTGTCATCATCATGATCGACCTCACTGTGGGGTATACCGCCATCCAGTCCATGGCCAATTGGGCCCGTAAAAATGGTATGCTGCTTCACTTACACCGGGCAGGTCACGCAACCTTTACCCGCCAAAAAACTCACGGGGTATCTTTCCGTGTTATTTCAAAATGGATGCGCTTAGCTGGAGTTGACCATATCCATGCGGGAACCATTGTGGGCAAACTAGAAGGCGACCCCAACATGATTCACGGATATTACAAGACCTTACGGGATTCCAAGGTCGAAATGAACCTCCAAGAAGGCTTGTTCTTCGATCAAGACTGGGGCTCCATGCCAGGTGTCATGCCGGTTGCATCAGGTGGAATCCATGCCGGACAAATGCACTTGTTGCTGCATCACCTTGGTGAAGATGTCATCTTACAGTTCGGTGGCGGAACTATTGGTCACCCGATGGGAATCTCCGCAGGGGCAACGGCTAACCGCGTCGCATTGGAAGCTATGATTAAGGCTCGTAACGAAGGCAAAGATATCCTCAATGAAGGACCAGAAATCCTCCAAAAAGCGGCCAGGTTGTCGCCGTCGTTACAAGCAGCCCTTGATGTCTGGAAAGATGTCACATTTAACTACGAATCCACGGACACCCCGGATGTATTACCGACACCCAGTGTATAA